The genomic DNA GTATGTATTTAATTCCCCTTTCACGGTCTACCATCCAAGGTAAGTGGATTTCACCAGAGATCTGTGTGTGTATACATTGACTTGGATTTCAATTATCATTTCCATAAGGTGATACACCTTTAAAAATCCAACTAAACTTCAGATGGAAGCAGCATTCTCATTTAACTACTCATCTATTTATTCTCAGTTTCATCTCAAATATTTTGATTTATAACGATCTATATAACAATTAATATTGTGCTTACCTTTCAGTTTATTCAACTATAGGTGCAAAAAATTATTCCACAAGAATCTTACGGGCTCTTGAAGAAGCATCGATAATCAAAGTTGACCAGAATATTGATATTGTCGAGAAGTTTGATCTATCTTTTCCTCCTTATGTCAATACAGTACAACTGAGAAATAAGTTACCTAGTGAAAGGAATTACTCTATGTCCTCTGAATCAGTGAATGATACTGAAGACCTAGAAGCAAGTGATGAAGATGATGACCGCAACCATAAACATCGTAGGAAGGAGGTAcaatctatttcttttgatgatgaTGTTCAAGACTTACCTATGCAACGGATGAATAGGAGAAGAAGCAAACTTTTTGATAGTCGGAAAAATTTTCATGACAGTGCTAACAATGGCAATTTAGAGAATTTTTCAAACTTTGATAAGAGACGTCTTAGCTTACCACCATTGACTCCTCAATTTGGCTCAAGGGGTAGAATAAATCAAACACCTCAGATTGACACTTTTcccaattttgataaatctgcaCCCACTGGACGGCCCCTAGTAGGAAGAGGAAGAAACATTTTTTCCTTGAGCCAACAAGATTCTAGATTTAATCCCCTGGACGCTCTGGATTTTCCATCACAGGTTGTTTCACAAGGTCTGCATACACATGCTAGTTTGTTTGGGACAGGCATCCCCAGTGTGGTAAGTGCACAAAATTCATCATGGGGTGCATTTGGCTTTGTTAATGGAATAAACAATAGAATTTTGGATCCACTCCAACCACTTGGTTTGCAAGGGGCCCTTCAGCCTGCAATCACTCCATGGCTCAATATGGGGATGCCTCATCAACGTTGCAGAGACTTTGACGAGCAGGGATATTGTCTGAGAGGCGATATCTGCCCAATGGAACACGGTGTTAATCGGATTGTTATTGAAGATGTGCAGGTACATTTCCTTTTAAGTTGCATCTGATAATTTTTTTAGGACTTGACAATTGAATATTTAAAAGTGGTTGTTACCTGATATTCAAAATATAATCTCTCAGAAATTAGCTGATTGTTTTAGTTGCAAGAATTGTTGGAATGGTTATTTTGTTCAACAATTTGGTTTCCTTTGATTTGTAtctcattttattatttaatttgcaGAGTCTTTCTCAGTTCAATCTTTCACTATCAGATCGAAATTTACATGCTCTAGGAATTCAAGCTGGGCAGAGATCATTGCCTTCTGCCAGTGTACCTCCAGTCCCATCGGCCAGCAGCAGCAAATTAGTCCCTGCAAAAGATGGGAAACTGCTTTTGCCCGAGGATTCATTAAAGCTGAATGTGGTTTCATCCTCTTCTGGTTTTGTTGAAGCTGATGTATATGATCCTGATCAGCCATTGTGGAACAATGGATGCCAAGGAACATCGGAGACTACGGTAATGCTGTCTTTGGAAAACAATGACGCACCTTTATGGAATGTAGATTCTTCTACTCATTCATCTGTCCAGGATCAGATTGACCATAGTAGCAGGTCAGAATTAGGTAGCAAAACTATTAACAATGCAGGCACTACAAATCTCCTTTCGGATGAAATAAAGGTAGTTAACGAGAACTCTGCTGttaaagcttctgcttctgttCCAGAAAAGCAATTTAATGCTGAGATGAGTAAAAAGCCAATGCCTCAAAAAGCTTCACGTACACTCTATGTGCATAGTATTCCTCAAAAGGACAACACAAGGGATGCCCTTCTTTCCCACTTTCAAAAGTTTGGTGTAGTTGTTGATATCTACATTCCACAAAATAGTGAAAAAGCTTTTGTTCAGTTTTTAAAAAGGGAGGAGGCTGAAGCTGCTCTTAAAGCACCTGATGCTGTGATGGGTAATCGGTTTATAAAACTATGGTGGGCCAACCGTGATAGAGCTTTGAAAGGGCAGAAAAGTTTTCCCCCTAAagtacctccatcttcttccatAGGGGTAGGCTATTTTCCATATCGTTCATTAGCTACTGAGAAAGAAAAAGAGGATCTGTCTTCTACACTTCCACATGGAAGTAAATTGGCTACTTCTGAGGTTGTAGTGTCAATCCCTGTTCCAAAAAGTTCTGCAAACACTTCAGTGATTACTTATATGGGAAAGAAAAAACTGGACAGTCTAGAGGCTCTGAAAGAGGAACTCCGCAAAAAGCAGGAGAATTTAGCCTTAAAACGGGATGAGTTTCGTCTCCAATTAGAAAAATTTGAGAAACAAGtaagttttattatttttattattgttgtcaaAGTAAGCTTTATTATCGTTTACGTATCTTTAATTGACGATTGTTTGAAATTACAATGTTCTCTTAGCAAAGGACCAGGAATAATTTGACTTTCAGTTGAATAACTTCTGTTATATGAGAGAATTGTTTTATGATCTTctggtttgggaatgagggaatggaatgatagtaaaagatagtgtttggattgtgggtttgggaatgacattttgggaatgattactggatttatgggaatcaaccaaacccatataacttgatgggtttccttcctattcccattccaccctactatcaaacccatacccatagtcattcccatcatttaaccaaacacccccttaaatAATTAAGGTACTGTACATCTTTGCACATTGTTGATGTGATATCTTGCTCCAGTTTCCAGTCATCATTGTTATTAATTTTTCATGTAGGAATTGTAAACCTCTGTTTTCATGTGCAGGCTGTTTTAGTCAAAATGGATGAAGAAACCTTGGAGCCAACATCTAAAAGACTTAAAAAGGATTTGAGCAATGAAGGTGCAAAAACTGAACCATCCAGAGCACTTAATATTCCTGAAGGTGCACAGGAAGATATTAATAATACTCAAGAAGTCAGAAAATTAGTGGATGCTACTGCTTCATGTACTGCAAAATCAAATACTACAATCATGGGCAATTCTAGTAAAGAACAAACAGGTCATCAACATTTGTCGAAGTTGAGTACTTGTAGTTTAGATAATCAATCGACATCCTTCAgagttcttcctcctcttccagaTGGTCTCACAAATGTATCGATCTCTTCTCAGATACATGAATACGCACCAAGCTAATAAAACTTGTTAAATTTGGATAGTATCTCGGCATATTACTTGCATTACAATTTAGCCATTTATTGAATGTCATATTTGGGTCATCTACAGATTGATATTCTCATTTTTGTGGGAATGATAATGCTTTACCTCAAATATGGCTTCGGGATTAATCAGAGCCTGTTTGTTTAACTACTAGGGCACTTTCATATCTTCAACCAAGAACCAAAGCTAAGGTTCAAACTGAATAAATCCTATTATGTACAAAACACTTAACCTTGTCTTAAACATGAAAATACTTACCTCTGATGTAGAAAACATTTAACCTTTTTTATAGTTAATATAAACCTACTCCATATTGCTGAAACACTTGGGGAGAATTTTCCAAGCAGTGCTTGGAAAATACTTTCTTATTGTTTTTACTGTCACCAATATGATGTTATTGGTTTCCTTTTTTCTCCTCTTGTAGGTTGATGGTCTGCGGGATCATTTTGCATTATTTGGTGATCTCTCATCTGTAGCATTAGAAGAACCTGAGGAAGGAAGAGAAAATGTGGGCATGAAGATGCCTGAAAATTTTTGTGCTCGTGTAACTTTTTCCTCCTGTGATTCTGCTGAGAGAGCTTACACAATGGGTAAAATTTGGCAAGACAACAGTTTACAATTTATGTGGCTGAATGATCCCAGTCATGGAATAAATTGCAACACCCAAGAAGTATTAGAACTGCCTGGATCTTCAAATGTGGGTGTTGAAGTTGAACCAGGGACATCAGTGAATTCTCCAGGAACCCAAAGAAATTCAGCAGATACTGCCCAATCTGAGTTAATGGTTTATGCAGATGAGAAATCTTCTTTGTCTGTGGATGATGGACATTCCCATTGCAATGATGGGTCAGTGGCTCCTTTAATGGCATCCCATTCTAAGTACGGTATGTGAGAAGCGGCAAGCTGTGCCCGGTGTCCAAGTAAAAGACAAAATGGATATTGGATTTGCACAGTAAGGTATACTAATTGCTTCTTTGTAGTAATTTCTATCTGTAGTTGTTTTCTTTTTGAAGAGTCACTATATACAAACTACTAATTGTTTTCCTTTTGGAACGAAAAACtttttgttattaatttttatttttgacaaaaaaaactttttgtttgaaTAAACTGTCAATATTTAGTATTCTGGTTATGGACCTAAATTACATTTGAATATTGTTGATCCAGAGAGAGTTATGGGGCTTTCTCTAGCATGCAGTGGATCACGAGCGACAAGGTTACTGATATTGTGATAAAACTGAGTTTAGGTGAGGCTTTAGTATTATAAGTGGTAAATCAAGGGAGTGAAAAATAATTTCATGTGCTTTACTGGAATTCAAGTAGAGATTGACCAAAAGTTGGTTAGATTCCTTGAATTCTCCAAAACCAACCAAATTTGGCCAAATTTCAACTACTACCACTTTGTACTTAATTTTGCTAATTTTCAACCATTTCTATTTTAGTAAAATctaattcattttttaaaaattcgttgaacctttaatttttttaaagatgaTTTATACTTTGAACTGCAGTAGATCAACATTTGCTGATATTCATCCAACTCGAGCGATCTATATTAGTATTGGCTGACCTTGATAAGGTTTTAAGACTTTCTCATACCCTTCTATTTTGGATATCTTCTTGCAACTTTATCAAGTAACCTTAGACATCTGCAGAATAAATACTTCTTTTCGCTGCATTGTTTCTCAAATTGTAAACTATAAATAAAATGCCTTTTTGCTTATCTCACATTCACTTTGTTATCAAATTGATATCCAAGATGCTGCTCAATCACATTTATTAGTTTCACTAGTTTGAAACAACTTGCCCTTTTGCCTATGTTTAACAATCTTTTCGGTTCATTTCGTCCTTTACCATCACAAGGTTCATATCCTCCCCCACTAGTTCTTTGGAATGACATCAGAAAGAGTTTGTTCCTTGGAATATTTTTTTCCAACACTTGGATTTAAATTTTGATGGGAAATAGTTTTTTGGCCAGAAACACTCTTGTCCATACCACTATAGCAATTTTTTGGAGGTGCTGAGGTAGGTGCTTAATTGGGCTTCATCTAATGGATTGTTCCTTGGTCATAACTGACATCTTTGATTGTTGACTTTGCATCTTGCAATATGCTTCTGGCATGATGGTTATCTAACAACTGATGAGATGAACTGCTCGATCTGATGATCATTCTATAGGTTTTAGTGAGATTTTGGACTAAAGATAAACTTTGTGAAGAGTAGCTTTGTCAAAAACATAGAGTGCTCATTCCTTGTTATGGAAGGCCCTAAAATCCATCTTACATCATCACTATAAAGCATAACAACATTATAGAGAATTCACACAAGAtaaaataaaactctttttattgaattttctgaTTTTGTAGCAAAAACACAACTTCATTATATCGAAGTAATTTTAAACGAACATTAGAACATGGCAGTGCCACAAGAAactcatttgattttattttGGCATGGGtccaaatattttttgaaaactttaagaAATTGATGAACCACAACAAGCACCTTAATGTCTAGTCTCTGTCTGCATCTAAAGGCTAAAGAAAAAAAGAGTGATCCCACATGCACACCCAGTGGGGTTTAAGGTAGATATGTGTGAGTCTCTTCCTGAAGAATATTAGATAATTTTAACAAGGTTATCTCCAATTGTGCAACTTTTAAGTCATCAACAATTTTCCATTTTTATGTTATCACTATTAATCATCTTTCTCTTATctttaatttattatcttttataTTAGGCGACCCCTATAGTCAACATaccaattataaaatttttaccaTCTTCACTTTATTTACACAAtaaaaatggaaaacacaataaaAATTACAAGCACACAACACTTATTTACATGGTTCCTAGCTCCCAGGGCTGCTACTCCACAACTTTTGTATCTCATTGCAGACTCACTTTATCCTTGTCGGACATCTTTTGAAGGCAAGAAACTACTTACAAAACTTGTTCTTACCGCAAATACAAGAAGCATAATAAATGCAAGCAAAAAATAAACTTATACAATAAAAAGATTACAAACGAATTTACTTGTTCTTACACATGCACACCCAGTGGGTTCGGGTTGACTTGAATTGAAGGTTTAGTGGGTTTTTttagtaaaattaaattttattttgaaaattaagatgctTTATGCATATTAATATCAAAGTTAGTAAGATAATGATAAAGTATTGCCATAAAAgtgaagaatttaaaaaaaaaatagcaaaaaaaatcatttttaatcaggttattcgggttggtcgggttatCAGGTTTGGATTTTCGGATTGTGTTTGGGTTCgagttgggatttttttttttttgaaaaaaatcctTGCTTCAATCCGATCCGAGCCTACTCGAATTGACACCTCTACAAAAAACACTATTCACATCAAATTCCCCTATGCCAAAAGATCCCATGTCTTTGATACTTCCTTGTATGCCTTGTATAGGTCAACCTTGATTTATTAGGATTTCCACCGCCTAGAATCCTCTTCTCTAGGACTTCCAAACTTGCCAAAGTCCTTCTTGGACTTCACTTGCCTAGTATCTAGCCTTTCTTGCTTGCTAGTACTTCCACCATGCCAAGTCCCTTCTTGGACTTCACTTGCCTAGTATTCAGCCTTTTTTGCCTGTTAGGACTTCCATCACTTGCCCGATATCCAATCCTCCATGACTTGTCAGGACGTCTACAACGTGCCCGACATCTAGTTCTCCATAACCTATCAGAACTGTCTCTCATATGCCTAATATCTGATCCTCTATAACCTATTAGAATTATCCAATAAACAACCACTCACTTGTACTTCTCTCGTACTAATTCCTATTGGAATTCTGACTACCAAGTGTATAGTCAACTATGATCCACTTAAACTTCTTCcttgccaactccctattggactttcaATTGTCAAGTGCCCAGTCAACCATGATACACTTGAACATCTCACTCAGTCAACTTGATCTATCTTGACATTCGCCCAACCATCAAATATATTGACCAAACATTAAAATCCAATTTGAATTTGATCAACTTTGACCGGAGGTCCATTACACCAACAATTAGTAGTTGTGTTATTTTTCATCTTATGTTTCTTTTTCTATCTTATGTGGCATTACAATCTAACTATTCTGCCTTTATTTATTCTTTTGGTTTCAATTTCTATTTCTAAGATTGTTTCATAAGTGCTCTCACTTCCTATGTGGAGAAGTTATGGTCATGGGATATAGGTGTTATGTTCTAATATATGGGAGTTGTACCTCTTTTTACTGGCAAATCCGTAATATATTGCAAATGGATTTTAAAGGGGAAGACATCACTTAGTGGTATTATGCATCCACTAAGATTGTTGGCTAAAAGGTGGGTTTCGTAGACACCTTTTCTCCTTTGTCTAATATTCCTATAATTGTACTCTTTCTTAGCTGTCAACTATATCTTGTTTGACACATTCAATTTAAGAATGTCTTTCTTCTCAATGATATTACAAATGAAATATATATGGTGCATCTTTTGAATTTGTTGCATAAGGGGTGAGTTTATATATGCAAATTGAAGAAGTGGTTGAAAAAAATCCCTAAGTACGAGTTGGTAAACTCTAATTTCCCAATAAAAGTTTAACAGTTTTGTAAAAAACTAATTAACCTTTTATGAAACTAGGATGCTATCATGTTCTATAATTTACATAATCATGATACAATGATTTAGAATATCTGCAATCTAATTTTTATACTTATACATGGTTGCAAAATGATTTCCCAAAAGTTCTTTTAACCATAATAACTTTCTTGACGGGATATCCTTTTAGGAGGAAGAAGGTGAGATCGACCTTTCCATTTTCTCAAATCCCTTGAAATTCTGGTAAAAAGATAGTTGCAGCAATTAGCATTGCAAGTATATAAAAAAATGTACAAAAAAGGAATaatgagaagagaagaggaagtgagACCCACATCTATAACTTTATCATTTGTGCCTTGATTAGAAAGAATTATATTTCTAATATTAGATGTGGATCCTTCTACTTCTGGCCTTGTAATGGAAAATGCAGAGAGATATAGTGAGGGTAAACACTTACTGGAAACAATTGCCTTATGGTGCATGCCCTCTTCTATCTAGCAGCATTAGATATCATTTGAttctaatagatttttttttggtGTGTGTATCAAGTTATGCAGTAAAACATCACAACAATTGTTTGTGATTATTGGTCAGTGGTTGATCTGTTATCTTGTTTGGTTAGCAGCCACATAATGTTGGATCGGATTGCGTGGCTAAAGAGGGCGAATAGGCGCATATTCTTTTGTTGCATCAATTGATCATGCTTGTCTTCATATAGAGTTAGTCGcacaacaaaaatgaaaataaacaaaCACACGACACAAGCACAATAATACCAGCCTTTTACATGGTTCGGAACCCCTAGTTTATACTCCGCTGCCTATGAATTGTTAGTGGATCATTCCTGGTCTATCTAATATAAGTCGATCTCGATTTACTAGGATTTCATCCTTGCTTAAAGACTTTTCATCTTTGGAACTTCACCCATTTGGGCCGACCTTGATCTATGAGAACTTTCACTTACCCAATCTTAGGTCAACTTTGACTCTTAAAACTTCCACTACCTAGAGTTTACTCCTTTGGAACTTCAACGTCGCCTCTAGATTATCTGATCCAGTAGCACTTAGTAACTTGACCTACTTACTCATCTAAACACATTGCCCCTGGGGCTGATTACACAAACAGATTGGTCCAAATATAAGTTTCTGATATGTAAGTTCAGCCATATGTATTTAATTCAGTTTCTCCATAGGTGTGGGCATAGCGTTATTGGATTATTATTCTTCTCTGTTACTACTGTTTTTCATTTCCAAATCATGTCGAAGTGGATAAAATGAAAAACTCCATGAATATTACGATATCATTCAATTTGTCACTTAAGATGTTATGCTGGAAGCCTGTTTATCTAAGAATGACCTATACCGGTTAACGATTATCTTCGTGTGCAACTTGTTTGTTCAGTATAAAAATTTATCCTTCCATGGTGACAACCTACTTAATGGAAACATAACATACCTGCACTTGGTAACCAAAAGAAATGCAGGTATTCGTTTTGTGAATTTAGCTATTAGCAAAGGTATATCTCACACCTCCATCATTCTTATTTAGCTCATAGTATGACTAAATGAATATTAAGGGTAAAACACTGGACAGAATAAAGGTAGCTAAACGGGTTTAATTTCGACTCCTTGTATCTGTTTTTTCACTTGCCTTCTCTGATCTCCAAAAAACATGTAATGACTATGTACAGCTGTTTCAGGATTGTCCATGGATGATTTCACATACAAAATGGCCATGCTTCCTAGATGTATAGAGGGCTGCTAGGACGGATTATGCTGAGGGGAAAAAAATGTCCAACAAACAGTCTTACCATGTGAGTTGTGGATCCAAATTTTGCACAGAAATGTCTCAAGAAACGAAGGAGAAAATAGCTGGTAGCCActtgtaatttcttatttttttctaattGCTTGTACCTTCTATCTTCTTGTTAGCACAAATATTACTATGATCCATGTTATTTGGTCGTGGACTGCCAAATTAGGATGCTCATTGAGCCGACTTACAGGCTATTCTTATAATTAAAGGGATGATCATTGTTTACTTGTAAAGGAGGTAAAATCTAAGGGACGATTTTATCTGAGATCTTATATATCCTCTTGTGCGGTTTTTTGATTTTGAATAAAACTTAGTCTTCTTGATGGAATGTATTCCATTTGTGTGCCCTAAGCTGCATTTCTCAGTGTTTCTTTATGGTGAGCCCTAGGCTGCAAATTTATGGTGATGATTTTTAGTTGTTGCATTCAAGGATTATTCTATAACACAGTTTCAACTTCGGATAGAATGGTATCGTGTCAATACAGTGTCAATTTCCAACCAGAATgatgagtttcaattttatatTAAGCTAACGCTTTGACACGAATACCTTACACAAGTTCAAGTTTGCTAAGATGAATTCTgatacattttactcttttaatcTTTGTAGTTTATTTACTTCTAAAAACAACAccttaataataaaatattcgaCAAAATTAAACTGATCAAAAATATGTTTTGGTATTTTAAAATTCGTGGAAGATGGTGAAAAACAGTGAAATGAGAACTATGGAAAATGAATTCAGTGCCGGAGGGGAGAGAAAAGGTAAGAGATTAttataaaaaatggaaaaaaaaaaaaaagaatactaGACGAAGAGATAGATTGATATCTGGctgggaaaagaaaagaaaaaaaaaagaaaaagaaataagatttATTTCTGTTTTTGAGTGGCCACATATCGAAGCATCTTCACGTTGTACGTCTCTGAGCATCAAGGAATGTATTCAAGTATATAGATTCTGTGTATGGTCAGAGACTTCCTAGCTTTTTTTATTTTCCAAGCTTCCCTTCTGCACTTGCTGCTGATTCTGTATATGTTGATTCTCGCACCGACATACGAAAACTGCCTGATTCTGGTGATGAATAGGTATTTGTTGCTAAGTCTTTTTTTCACCCAATTATTGTCTCAAATTGCATTCGTAGGTGAATAAATTCTACGTTGATTGTGTTAGCCTATGAATAAAGTCCCACAACTCTATTATGATGTGTGGTAACGATTGTGAGAGTAGACATTGTTTCTTTTTGGATGTTACATGTCTGTTAGTTTGCCTTGCAGTTGATTCATCTAGTCTGTTCGAGCATCTTAAATCATTTTCAATCAGAAGTTACAGGATTAACTTAAAGGAAGTGTTGAAACTCAGCAGGTATTTGATAGTTTACTACATGGCTAACTCATCTGTGGAAAGGAGTCAAGCAAGGTGAAACCACATGGTAAACTACTTGGGAATTCTATTCTCATTGACAAAACATCTGAATCCCTCGTCACATTCAAGTGCAATGAAATGGATGCAAGAAAGTGTTTGAAACTTTTTTTTGTGTACGTAGTCTACGAATGTACGCATCACCTACCAAAGGGTTTAGAAAATAAACTATATTTCTAGTAATTTATAACTTCATCATTCAAAAAATATATGCGCTTCCATCTTTCTTCAAGGCATCAAATTGAGCAACTTAACTAATTATAATAGAAAATGTACCTATGATTAAATGGCAAAAATAAAAAAAGCGCtcgtttttttatcttttttgatAATTATGTAAGAGATGAGGCCTGTTAGCCTCCTAACTTGGCAGCTAGGCTAGACACAAGGATTAACTCGTTGCTTCTTTAATTCAACCTATTGGGTATGTACGCGGGGCACATGCTAAGCAACGGAAACGTTGGACAGTGCACCAGGGCCGTCCAAGCCCAAGTCTTGCAAGAGGCATATTTGACAAATGTTTAAGGCGTGGCATGCATGCAAGGCATGTCAAGCGAAGCGGTAGCGTGGGGCTATCCAAGCCCAAGTCCACAGGAGGAAGACTTGACAAACAAGCAAGCGTAGCATGAGCACAAGCCATGCCAAGCAGTAGACTGGCAGTCCGTGGGGCACTATCCAAGTCTAAGTCTACAGGAGGTGGACTTGGCAAACCAACAGGCATGACATTGACGCAAGTCATGCCAAGCAACAGATTGATGATGCACAGGGTACTGTCCAAGCCCAAATTTATAGGAGGCGAACTTAGCAATCCATCGAACCTGACATGCAAAACATGTCAAGCAACGGTAACGTGGGGTTGTCCAAAGCCCAAGTCTTACTAGAGAAAGACTTGGCAATGATCCGGGCATGGATTGTGCGCGAGGTACACCAAAGTAGCGGATACGGTAGTGCGCGAGGTGCTACCAAAGCCCAAGTCATGCATATGACAAACTTGGCAATCGGGCGAGCAAGACATGTGTGCTAGGCATGCCAAGCAGCAAGGGAACGAACAGATGAACTTGTCTGAGGTGCGGACAGATGGACTTGTCGGTGGCGCCAAAGGAGCGAACAAATGGATTTGTCCGTGGTGCCAAAGAAATGGAGCCGTGggccgagcacttggtgtgcataCAGACTTTGGCACGAGGCCAAAGAAGTGGAGCCATGGACTAGGCAGACAGATGGACTTGTCCGTGGTGCCAAAGAAACAGAGCCACTGGATGGATAGATGGACTTGTTTGTGGTGCCAACGAAGCCAGATATCATAGTCAAGTACAAGGTGTGCAGATTGACACTTGGCGTAGACCAATGCAGTGAAG from Zingiber officinale cultivar Zhangliang chromosome 4A, Zo_v1.1, whole genome shotgun sequence includes the following:
- the LOC121971800 gene encoding zinc finger CCCH domain-containing protein 27-like isoform X1, with the protein product MSSESVNDTEDLEASDEDDDRNHKHRRKEVQSISFDDDVQDLPMQRMNRRRSKLFDSRKNFHDSANNGNLENFSNFDKRRLSLPPLTPQFGSRGRINQTPQIDTFPNFDKSAPTGRPLVGRGRNIFSLSQQDSRFNPLDALDFPSQVVSQGLHTHASLFGTGIPSVVSAQNSSWGAFGFVNGINNRILDPLQPLGLQGALQPAITPWLNMGMPHQRCRDFDEQGYCLRGDICPMEHGVNRIVIEDVQSLSQFNLSLSDRNLHALGIQAGQRSLPSASVPPVPSASSSKLVPAKDGKLLLPEDSLKLNVVSSSSGFVEADVYDPDQPLWNNGCQGTSETTVMLSLENNDAPLWNVDSSTHSSVQDQIDHSSRSELGSKTINNAGTTNLLSDEIKVVNENSAVKASASVPEKQFNAEMSKKPMPQKASRTLYVHSIPQKDNTRDALLSHFQKFGVVVDIYIPQNSEKAFVQFLKREEAEAALKAPDAVMGNRFIKLWWANRDRALKGQKSFPPKVPPSSSIGVGYFPYRSLATEKEKEDLSSTLPHGSKLATSEVVVSIPVPKSSANTSVITYMGKKKLDSLEALKEELRKKQENLALKRDEFRLQLEKFEKQAVLVKMDEETLEPTSKRLKKDLSNEGAKTEPSRALNIPEGAQEDINNTQEVRKLVDATASCTAKSNTTIMGNSSKEQTGHQHLSKLSTCSLDNQSTSFRVLPPLPDGLTNVDGLRDHFALFGDLSSVALEEPEEGRENVGMKMPENFCARVTFSSCDSAERAYTMGKIWQDNSLQFMWLNDPSHGINCNTQEVLELPGSSNVGVEVEPGTSVNSPGTQRNSADTAQSELMVYADEKSSLSVDDGHSHCNDGSVAPLMASHSKYGM
- the LOC121971800 gene encoding zinc finger CCCH domain-containing protein 27-like isoform X2, which codes for MSSESVNDTEDLEASDEDDDRNHKHRRKEVQSISFDDDVQDLPMQRMNRRRSKLFDSRKNFHDSANNGNLENFSNFDKRRLSLPPLTPQFGSRGRINQTPQIDTFPNFDKSAPTGRPLVGRGRNIFSLSQQDSRFNPLDALDFPSQVVSQGLHTHASLFGTGIPSVVSAQNSSWGAFGFVNGINNRILDPLQPLGLQGALQPAITPWLNMGMPHQRCRDFDEQGYCLRGDICPMEHGVNRIVIEDVQSLSQFNLSLSDRNLHALGIQAGQRSLPSASVPPVPSASSSKLVPAKDGKLLLPEDSLKLNVVSSSSGFVEADVYDPDQPLWNNGCQGTSETTVMLSLENNDAPLWNVDSSTHSSVQDQIDHSSRSELGSKTINNAGTTNLLSDEIKVVNENSAVKASASVPEKQFNAEMSKKPMPQKASRTLYVHSIPQKDNTRDALLSHFQKFGVVVDIYIPQNSEKAFVQFLKREEAEAALKAPDAVMGNRFIKLWWANRDRALKGQKSFPPKVPPSSSIGVGYFPYRSLATEKEKEDLSSTLPHGSKLATSEVVVSIPVPKSSANTSVITYMGKKKLDSLEALKEELRKKQENLALKRDEFRLQLEKFEKQAVLVKMDEETLEPTSKRLKKDLSNEGAKTEPSRALNIPEGAQEDINNTQEVRKLVDATASCTAKSNTTIMGNSSKEQTG